Proteins from a genomic interval of Medicago truncatula cultivar Jemalong A17 chromosome 3, MtrunA17r5.0-ANR, whole genome shotgun sequence:
- the LOC25490143 gene encoding NADP-dependent malic enzyme: MATEDFVNGVGGGVKDLYGEDSATEDQLITPWNFSVASGCTLLRDPRYNKGLAFTEKERDAHYVRGLLPPAVFTQELQEKRLMHNLRQYDVPLHKYIALMDLQERNERLFYKLMIDNVEELLPVVYTPTVGEACQKYGSIYRRPQGLYISLKEKGKILEVLKNWPEKTIQVIVVTDGERILGLGDLGCQGMGIPVGKLSLYTALGGVRPSSCLPITIDVGTNNEKLLNDEFYIGLRQKRATGKEYAELLEEFMHAVKQNYGEKVLVQFEDFANHNAFDLLDKYSSSHLVFNDDIQGTASVVLAGLLASLKLVGGTLADHTFLFLGAGEAGTGIAELIALEISKQTKAPVEETRKKIWLVDSKGLIVSSRLQSLQHFKKPWAHEHEPVKELLNAVKAIKPTVLIGSSGVGKTFTKEVVEAMASLNEKPLILALSNPTSQSECTAEEAYTWSKGKAIFASGSPFDPVEYEGKVFVPGQSNNAYIFPGFGLGLIISGAIRVRDEMLLAASEALAAQVSQENYDKGLIYPPFTNIRKISANIAASVAAKTYELGLASHLPRPKDLVKYAESCMYSPGYRSYR; this comes from the exons ATGGCAACTGAGGATTTTGTGAACGGTGTCGGTGGTGGTGTTAAGGACCTCTATGGTGAGGATAGTGCTACAGAGGATCAACTTATCACACCATGGAATTTCTCTGTTGCTAG TGGATGCACTTTGCTGAGAGATCCACGCTACAACAAAGGACTTGCCTTCACTGAGAAAGAAAGAGATGCTCATTATGTTCGTGGCCTTTTGCCACCAGCTGTCTTCACTCAAGAGCTGCAg gaAAAGAGGTTGATGCACAATCTTCGCCAGTATGATGTTCCTCTTCACAAGTACATAGCCTTGATGGATCTTCAG gAGAGGAATGAAAGGCTGTTTTACAAGCTTATGATCGATAATGTCGAAGAATTGCTACCTGTTGTTTACACTCCAACAGTTGGAGAAGCCTGCCAGAAATATGGAAGCATTTATAGACGTCCTCAGGGTCTATATATAAGTTTGAAGGAGAA AGGCAAAATCCTTGAGGTACTTAAAAACTGGCCAGAAAAGACTATTCAAGTTATTGTTGTGACTGATGGTGAGCGAATATTAGGACTAGGCGATCTTGGTTGCCAG GGAATGGGAATTCCTGTTGGGAAACTTTCTCTCTATACTGCATTAGGAGGTGTTCGCCCTTCTTCA TGTTTGCCTATAACCATTGATGTTGGCACAAACAATGAGAAGTTGTTGAATGATGAATTCTACATTGGCCTTAGACAGAAGCGAGCAACTGGGAAG GAATATGCGGAGCTTCTAGAAGAGTTTATGCATGCAGTTAAGCAGAACTATGGGGAGAAAGTTCTTGTACAG TTTGAAGATTTTGCCAATCATAATGCTTTCGATCTTCTGGATAAATACAGCTCATCTCATCTTGTTTTCAATGATGATATACAG GGTACAGCATCTGTGGTGTTAGCAGGATTGCTTGCTTCCCTTAAATTAGTTGGAGGAACTTTAGCTGACCACACGTTCTTATTCTTAGGAGCTGGAGAG GCTGGAACTGGTATAGCAGAACTGATAGCTCTTGAGATTTCAAAACAG ACAAAAGCTCCAGTTGAAGAGACTCGCAAAAAGATCTGGCTTGTTGACTCCAAG GGTCTTATTGTTAGCTCTCGTCTGCAATCCCTTCAACACTTCAAAAAGCCTTGGGCCCATGAGCATGAACCTGTGAAGGAGCTTCTAAATGCTGTCAAG GCAATCAAGCCAACCGTTTTGATTGGATCCTCTGGAGTAGGAAAGACATTTACCAAGGAAGTTGTTGAAGCCATGGCATCCTTGAATGAG AAACCACTCATTCTTGCACTTTCCAACCCAACATCACAATCTGAGTGCACAGCTGAAGAAGCTTATACATGGAGCAAG GGTAAAGCAATTTTTGCTAGTGGAAGCCCATTTGATCCTGTTGAATATGAAGGAAAAGTTTTTGTTCCTGGACAG TCCAACAATGCTTACATTTTTCCCGGATTTGGTTTGGGTTTGATCATCTCTGGTGCAATCCGCGTGCGTGATGAGATGCTCTTGGCAGCCT cTGAAGCTTTGGCTGCACAAGTATCACAGGAGAACTATGATAAGGGACTGATATACCCTCCATTCACAAATATCAGAAAGATATCAGCCAACATTGCTGCTAGTGTTGCAGCTAAGACATACGAACTTG GTCTGGCTTCTCATTTACCTCGACCAAAGGATCTTGTCAAATACGCAGAAAGTTGCATGTACAGCCCAGGCTATCGAAGCTACCGTTGA
- the LOC25490144 gene encoding protein cereblon has protein sequence MDEIEIEIEEGLEGAPEIEGFQIDQFLYEVEGEEEEEEFDHPFFHSPSTSPTSQDPPNNGIGIGSSDEFTFNTSIASLHTYLGDVEDTRHRTAFLDAGATFNLPLFSLQGVVLFPGATLPLRVTVPRFVAAIERALSQVDVPYTIGVVRVHRDTESFTMQAASTGTTAVIRQYGRLEDGSLNVVTRGQQRFHLRRSWNDVDGVPYGEIQIIEEDLPLRTPRGIFGKSASSSNMPCSHVKMHGLKNGQNNSDANPDEDFESELSPTERKAHLSAIGSSSASGMADVSANSSGVNFMHNSDQEIRSNLDLSIEKCSTSGKQSSKEELNRCYKNIQSYKISKAFWPHWVYRMYDSYWLAQRAADMWKQIVGVPSMDSLVKKPDVLSFHIASKIPVSESTRQDLLDIDGITYRLRREIELLDSIDLVRCRICQTIIAKRSDMLVMSNEGPLGAYVNPGGYVHEIMTLYKANGLSLVGHAVTEYSWFPGYAWTIAKCATCRTQMGWLFTTTNKKLRPDSFWGIRSCQVAEEIRRNL, from the exons ATGGATGAGATTGAGATTGAGATTGAGGAGGGACTGGAGGGTGCCCCCGAAATAGAGGGATTTCAGATCGATCAGTTCCTCTACGAAGtcgaaggagaagaagaagaagaagaattcgATCACCCGTTTTTTCACTCTCCATCTACTTCTCCCACTTCTCAAGATCCACC TAATAATGGTATTGGCATTGGCTCATCCGATGAATTCACTTTCAATACAAGTATCGCCTCTTTGCATACATATCTTGGTG ATGTTGAAGACACGCGCCATAGAACTGCTTTCTTGGATGCTGGTGCTACATTCAACCTTCCACTCTTTTCTCTCCAAG GAGTTGTACTCTTTCCTGGGGCCACTCTTCCCCTTAGGGTTACTGTTCCCCGTTTTGTGGCTGCTATTGAGAGAGCTTTGAGTCAAGTTGACGTTCCTTACACCATTGGTGTG GTTCGGGTTCACAGAGATACCGAAAGTTTTACGATGCAGGCGGCAAGCACTGGGACAACTGCTGTG ATTCGACAGTATGGGCGCCTAGAGGATGGTTCACTAAATGTGGTTACCCGTGGACAACAACGATTTCATCTAAGGCGGTCTTGGAACGACGTTGACGGAGTG CCTTACGGAGAGATCCAAATTATTGAGGAAGATCTACCATTGAGAACTCCAAGGGGCATTTTTGGCAAATCAGCATCATCAAGTAATATGCCTTGCAGCCATGTTAAGATGCATGGCTTAAAAAATGGACAAAACAATTCAGATGCAAATCCAGATGAGGATTTTGAGAGTGAGCTTTCACCAACGGAAAGGAAGGCCCATCTATCAGCCATTGGTTCCAGTTCTGCGTCGGGTATGGCGGATGTATCAGCGAACAGCAGCGGTGTTAACTTCATGCATAACTCAGATCAGGAAATAAGATCCAATTTGGATTTGAGCATTGAAAAATGTTCCACTTCTGGAAAGCAGTCATCCAAAGAAGAGCTTAATAGATGCTACAAGAATATACAATCGTATAAGATTTCAAAAGCATTCTGGCCCCACTGGGTTTATCGTATGTACGACTCCTATTGGCTTGCACAAAGGGCAGCAG ATATGTGGAAGCAAATAGTTGGGGTACCTAGTATGGATAGTCTCGTCAAGAAGCCTGATGTTTTATCATTTCATATCGCCAGTAAAATACCTGTTTCTGAATCTACAAGGCAGGACCTTTTGGATATCGATGGCATCACATATAGGTTGCGCAGGGAAATTGAACTACTAGATAGCATTGATCTTGTCCGATGTAGAATATGCCAG ACTATAATTGCAAAACGAAGTGATATGTTGGTGATGTCAAATGAGGGTCCTCTTGGTGCCTATGTGAATCCTGGTGGTTATGTCCACGAGATAATGACTCTTTACAAGGCCAATGGCTTATCTCTCGTTGGGCACGCAGTTACAGAATACAGCTGGTTTCCTGG ATATGCATGGACAATCGCTAAATGTGCTACATGTAGAACCCAAATGGGATGGCTTTTTACAACCACCAACAAAAAACTGAGGCCTGATTCATTTTGGGGTATTCGGAGCTGTCAAGTTGCAGAAGAAATACGCAGAAACCTTTAG
- the LOC25490142 gene encoding class V chitinase, with translation MAYSKKHSFLLISTLLMILQLQLSFTNAMIKGGYWYSDSGLAASDIDPSYFTHLFCAFADLDTATNQVTISPANAARFSTFTQTVQAKSSSVKTLLSIGGGGGPTLAQKYANMASTPGGRKSFIDSSIRVARNNNFHGLDLDWEYPSSDTEKANFGSLIREWRAAVTTESRSSGKPALLLSAAVGGSDQITPLKYYPGQDVANNLDWVNVMTYDLYISDTNPTQTQPPAPLKNPTGLFSADEGINKWVGLGVPKNKLALGLPYYGYKWRLADPNNRRIYSKATQGLGAVKYKDIKNTGGQIVYNSTYTQNYCFKGTDWYGYDDTQSIANKVIYAKQNGLFGYFAWHIEQDSNWALSEAASRNWGT, from the exons ATGGCTTACTCCAAAAAGCATTCATTCCTCTTGATTTCCACTCTCCTCATGATTCTCCAACTCCAATTATCCTTTACAAATGCTATGATTAAAGGTGGCTATTGGTATTCTGATAGTGGCCTTGCAGCTTCTGATATTGATCCCTCTTATTTCACCCACTTGTTTTGTGCATTTGCTGACCTTGATACTGCTACCAACCAAGTCACCATTTCTCCTGCAAACGCAGCAAGATTCTCAACCTTCACCCAAACTGTTCAGGCAAAAAGTAGTTCAGTGAAAACCCTTCTATCAATTGGTGGTGGGGGTGGTCCTACTTTGGCACAAAAATATGCCAACATGGCTAGCACACCTGGTGGCCGGAAATCATTCATAGATTCTTCAATCCGAGTAGCCAGAAATAACAACTTTCATGGCCTTGATCTTGACTGGGAGTATCCATCCTCAGACACAGAAAAGGCCAACTTTGGTTCGCTAATCAGGGAATGGAGAGCTGCCGTGACCACAGAATCTAGGAGTTCCGGCAAGCCAGCACTGCTGTTATCTGCTGCAGTGGGTGGCTCTGATCAGATAACTCCATTGAAGTACTACCCTGGTCAAGATGTTGCAAACAACTTGGATTGGGTTAATGTAATGACCTATGACCTTTACATCTCAGATACAAATCCAACTCAAACACAACCACCCGCTCCTTTGAAAAACCCAACTGGCTTGTTCAGTGCAGATGAAGGTATCAATAAATGGGTAGGGTTAGGTGTGCCAAAAAACAAACTTGCACTTGGTTTACCCTACTATGGTTATAAGTGGAGATTGGCAGATCCTAATAACCGTAGAATTTATAGTAAAGCTACGCAGGGACTAGGGGCAGTGAAGTACAAGGATATAAAAAATACTGGAGGGCAGATTGTGTACAACTCCACATATACTCAAAATTACTGCTTCAAAGGTACAGATTGGTATGGATATGATGACACTCAAAGTATAGCTAACAAGGTTATTTATGCCAAACAAAATGGattgtttggatattttgcTTGGCATATTGAACAAGACAGCAACTGGGCTCTTTCTGAAGCAG CTTCTCGTAACTGGGGGACCTAG